From the Syngnathoides biaculeatus isolate LvHL_M chromosome 10, ASM1980259v1, whole genome shotgun sequence genome, one window contains:
- the LOC133507554 gene encoding peroxisomal succinyl-coenzyme A thioesterase-like, translated as MIGNRARAEVYRHLIGKQLTSYVGLHRKPCWLHSALAARWRTGSTPAPVLTATPIRALVDEQISIKAGFLPQHSPVTLCAQMRSEDGDLWEAFGHYYTSADGTVNLARDHSVGGSYLGCEPMGLFWGLQPAPGERDGLRLRMKNVEIPLIVDISLMEGHVSPRERKSTELAVVTTERWFMAPGVQRIDVRQNEVVGTLFLPPGPGRFPALVDLWGMGGGLVEYRSSMIASRGFASFSIAYMEHKDLTVKLNISSADAYMKKAFNILRDHPQVCDDRIGIIGLSYGVYLALRMATLLDLNPSCLVCINGPAGINLEFTQTFHKPKTSESDQRFWTQAEARYLSFTEMSLPTNYSPGTQVKMENLACPLMYILGEDDQNSPSTENSNLIEDLLKKAGKSHLYTCLSYPGAGHLIETPCTPHARMSMWKVKPEKVFALWGGDIAPHAAAQQDSWKKILTFLDKHLRA; from the exons CGGCTCGATGGAGGACCGGCTCCACTCCAGCTCCTGTACTAACAGCCACTCCAATCCGTGCCCTGGTGGATGAGCAAATCAGTATCAAGGCAGGTTTTCTGCCACAGCACTCTCCAGTAACATTGTGTGCACAAATGCGCAGTGAGGATGGTGACCTGTGGGAGGCTTTTGGCCATTATTACACAAGTGCAGATGGCACTGTCAACT TGGCTCGGGATCATTCCGTGGGTGGTTCATATTTGGGATGTGAGCCAATGGGCCTCTTCTGGGGCCTTCAGCCTGCTCCTGGGGAAAGAGACGGCTTAAG gTTGCGGATGAAGAATGTTGAGATTCCACTCATAGTGGACATTTCCTTGATGGAGGGCCACGTGTCtcccagagagagaaaaagcacTGAGCTGGCTGTTGTAACCACCGAGCGCTGGTTCATGGCACCAGGGGTTCAAAGAATAGACGTTCGCCAAAATGAAGTTGTCGGAACGTTATTCTTACCACCAG GCCCAGGCAGGTTTCCAGCCTTGGTGGACTTGTGGGGTATGGGTGGAGGACTAGTGGAGTACCGCTCATCCATGATTGCATCCAGAGGGTTTGCAAGCTTCTCCATAGCCTACATGGAACATAAGGATCTCACGGTCAAACTAAATATTAGCAGTGCAGATGCATATATGAAG aaagcaTTTAATATACTTCGGGATCATCCTCAGGTCTGTGATGACCGAATTGGTATCATTGGTCTCTCCTACGGAGTCTACCTGGCCCTCCGAATGGCCACTCTCCTCGATTTGAAT CCATCCTGTTTGGTTTGTATAAACGGTCCAGCAGGAATCAACTTGGAGTTCACGCAAACTTTTCACAAACCTAAAACATCGGAAAG TGACCAGAGATTTTGGACACAGGCTGAGGCACGCTATCTCAGTTTTACAGAGATGTCCTTACCCACCAACTACTCCCCTGGCACCCAAGTGAAG ATGGAGAACCTGGCCTGTCCATTGATGTACATTTTAGGTGAAGATGACCAGAATTCTCCCAGTACGGAGAATTCAAACCTG ATCGAAGATCTCCTAAAAAAAGCTGGCAAATCACACCTGTATACCTGCTTGTCATATCCGGGCGCTGGCCACCTAATTGAAACGCCTTGCACACCACACGCAAGAATGTCAATGTGGAAAGTCAAACCAGAAAAAG TTTTTGCTCTATGGGGGGGTGACATCGCACCCCACGCTGCTGCACAGCAAGATTCTTGGAAGAAAATCCTGACGTTCCTGGACAAACATCTGAGGGCGTGA
- the inpp1 gene encoding inositol polyphosphate 1-phosphatase isoform X2 yields the protein MAELLRLLLRVSEKAANVARVCRQEAPLFQLLIQEKTGDDKNKKFVQDFKTLADVVIQEFPEMVGFILGEESNKFENGLGESVTVTVRATEEETAALLATVLDGDLTAAALLARAIHQDPKTVDASTDGLTVPLSPSDLGIWIDPIDATSQYIEGREEVLEEGHLSPSGLHCALVLIGVYLRSTGEPVMGVINQPFNHRDPTDGSWSGKLFWGVACGDINLCSVSQPRTGPEGRRALSVVLSSSEKEVVKETLTSLCGPEKLMYASGAGYKILCVIQGLADAYVLSEGSTFKWDSCAPHALLRALGGGVVDLTKSLKCSSEAKVELTYHQPYTEGKGADRWANYGGLVAYGDCSQLNSIMGALRGKL from the exons ATGGCCGAGCTGCTGAGGCTGCTGCTGCGGGTGTCAGAGAAAGCTGCAAATGTGGCTCGTGTGTGCAGGCAGGAGGCACCCCTCTTCCAGCTCCTGATACAAGAAAAGACTGGAGatgacaagaacaaaaaattTGTGCAGGACTTCAAGACGCTGGCGGATGTCGTCATCCAGGAG TTCCCCGAAATGGTCGGCTTCATTCTCGGAGAGGAATCTAACAAGTTTGAAAATGGACTTG GGGAAAGTGTGACAGTGACTGTCCGAGCCACAGAGGAGGAGACCGCAGCGCTTCTGGCCACAGTCCTGGACGGTGACCTAACTGCGGCAGCGCTCCTGGCACGAGCCATCCACCAAGACCCAAAGACTGTCGACGCCAGCACGGACGGACTAACGGTGCCGCTCAGCCCTTCTGACCTCGGCATCTGGATTGACCCGATCG ATGCCACCAGCCAGTACATAGAAGGCCGTGAGGAGGTGCTGGAGGAGGGCCACTTATCACCTTCGGGTCTGCACTGTGCTCTGGTCCTCATCGGGGTTTACCTCCGCAGCACAGGCGAGCCCGTCATGGGCGTCATAAACCAGCCGTTCAACCACAGAGACCCTACAGATGGAAG CTGGAGCGGGAAGCTCTTCTGGGGCGTGGCCTGCGGCGACATCAACCTGTGCTCAGTGTCACAGCCCAGAACTGGACCCGAAGGACGTCGGGCGCTGTCGGTGGTGTTGAGCTCCAGTGAGAAGGAGGTGGTGAAGGAGACTCTCACCTCACTGTGCGGACCAGAAAAGCTGATGTACGCCTCGGGAGCCGGCTACAAAATCCTGTGCGTCATTCAGGGGCTGGCCGACGCCTACGTCCTCTCAGAAGGAAGCACCTTTAAGTGGGACTCCTGCGCACCTCACGCGCTGCTTCGAGCCCTTGGAGGGGGCGTGGTAGACCTGACAAAGAGTTTGAAGTGCAGTTCTGAGGCGAAGGTAGAACTGACCTATCACCAGCCTTACACTGAGGGTAAAGGTGCCGACCGCTGGGCTAACTATGGAGGTCTGGTGGCATATGGGGACTGTTCCCAGCTCAACAGCATCATGGGGGCCCTGAGAGGAAAGCTGTAG
- the inpp1 gene encoding inositol polyphosphate 1-phosphatase isoform X1, translating into MAELLRLLLRVSEKAANVARVCRQEAPLFQLLIQEKTGDDKNKKFVQDFKTLADVVIQEVIRHDVGAQFPEMVGFILGEESNKFENGLGESVTVTVRATEEETAALLATVLDGDLTAAALLARAIHQDPKTVDASTDGLTVPLSPSDLGIWIDPIDATSQYIEGREEVLEEGHLSPSGLHCALVLIGVYLRSTGEPVMGVINQPFNHRDPTDGSWSGKLFWGVACGDINLCSVSQPRTGPEGRRALSVVLSSSEKEVVKETLTSLCGPEKLMYASGAGYKILCVIQGLADAYVLSEGSTFKWDSCAPHALLRALGGGVVDLTKSLKCSSEAKVELTYHQPYTEGKGADRWANYGGLVAYGDCSQLNSIMGALRGKL; encoded by the exons ATGGCCGAGCTGCTGAGGCTGCTGCTGCGGGTGTCAGAGAAAGCTGCAAATGTGGCTCGTGTGTGCAGGCAGGAGGCACCCCTCTTCCAGCTCCTGATACAAGAAAAGACTGGAGatgacaagaacaaaaaattTGTGCAGGACTTCAAGACGCTGGCGGATGTCGTCATCCAGGAGGTGATCCGGCATGATGTCGGTGCGCAG TTCCCCGAAATGGTCGGCTTCATTCTCGGAGAGGAATCTAACAAGTTTGAAAATGGACTTG GGGAAAGTGTGACAGTGACTGTCCGAGCCACAGAGGAGGAGACCGCAGCGCTTCTGGCCACAGTCCTGGACGGTGACCTAACTGCGGCAGCGCTCCTGGCACGAGCCATCCACCAAGACCCAAAGACTGTCGACGCCAGCACGGACGGACTAACGGTGCCGCTCAGCCCTTCTGACCTCGGCATCTGGATTGACCCGATCG ATGCCACCAGCCAGTACATAGAAGGCCGTGAGGAGGTGCTGGAGGAGGGCCACTTATCACCTTCGGGTCTGCACTGTGCTCTGGTCCTCATCGGGGTTTACCTCCGCAGCACAGGCGAGCCCGTCATGGGCGTCATAAACCAGCCGTTCAACCACAGAGACCCTACAGATGGAAG CTGGAGCGGGAAGCTCTTCTGGGGCGTGGCCTGCGGCGACATCAACCTGTGCTCAGTGTCACAGCCCAGAACTGGACCCGAAGGACGTCGGGCGCTGTCGGTGGTGTTGAGCTCCAGTGAGAAGGAGGTGGTGAAGGAGACTCTCACCTCACTGTGCGGACCAGAAAAGCTGATGTACGCCTCGGGAGCCGGCTACAAAATCCTGTGCGTCATTCAGGGGCTGGCCGACGCCTACGTCCTCTCAGAAGGAAGCACCTTTAAGTGGGACTCCTGCGCACCTCACGCGCTGCTTCGAGCCCTTGGAGGGGGCGTGGTAGACCTGACAAAGAGTTTGAAGTGCAGTTCTGAGGCGAAGGTAGAACTGACCTATCACCAGCCTTACACTGAGGGTAAAGGTGCCGACCGCTGGGCTAACTATGGAGGTCTGGTGGCATATGGGGACTGTTCCCAGCTCAACAGCATCATGGGGGCCCTGAGAGGAAAGCTGTAG